In the Candidatus Methylomirabilis sp. genome, GGTAACGCGCTGGCCAAGGAGGGGCACCTGGTGGCCGGGCTCCGGCACGACAACGAGCTCTTGGTCGCGCGGGTCGTCTTCGCGGGTGTCCTGGACGACCTGCCGGGGCAGGAGGTGGTGAGCCTCCTCTCCTGCCTCGTGGAGGAGCCCAGGGAGACCGAGGCGGGCTTCGCCCGGGCGCTCCTCAAGCGGTGGCCGCACCTGCGGCAAAGGGTGCGGGCCATGGAGGACCTGGCGGCCGAGGTCCAGGCGGTCCAGCAGGAGCACCGGGTCAGCCTCCCGGTCTCGATGCACACCGCCCTGCTTGCGGCAACCTACGAGTGGGCCGCCGGCGAAGAGGACTGGGTCCACCTGGTCGAGGCCCACTACGGGGGGCACGAGGGGGATCTCATCCGCGCCTTCCGCCGGTTGATCGATCTCAGCCGCCAGATCGTGGATGCCCCCGAAGTGGCCGAGCCGCTCCGCGCCCAGCTTTGGCAGGGCGTCAAGGCGCTCGACCGGGGCATTGTCCTGGAGTCCGCCCTCATCTAGGTGCCGGGCCAACTGACGTCGCCTCACCTCGTTCTCGGTCGTCGGCGGTCCTCAACGTACAAACAGCGTACGCCTCCGGCCGCCTCCTCCCTCGGGCCTCGTGATGCTCGTCATTTGGCCCGACACTCCGGCCGTCGCGTGAGCCTTGGTGACAATTCGTTGCAGTCACTCTAGCCTGCCGCGCACCCCCCGCCTGTTGGCCTGGTGGTTGCACCTCCCCGGGCCTGCCTCCGCCCGGCAGCGCCGTCGCCGGGCCGGGGGGAGGAGGAGCGGCCATGGGGCAGAGGACCCGTTGGGAGAAAATTGCCCGGGACTGGAACGGGAAGTACTACCCGGCGAAGGGCTTTCTGGACTGGGAACAGAAAGTGGTGGCAGCCCGGGACGGGTACCTGGCGGTCATGGGGACCACGGTCCGGGATGGTGCCAACGTGGCCTATGTGGCCATCCGCTTCCCCCGCGGCGGCACCTGGCAGAGCCTGTCCGAGGCGGTGATGCGGGATCCGACCGTGCTCAAGGCCCTCGGGAAGGAGACCTTCCCCCGTACGCTTCGCAAGCGTCTGAAGGTCGAAGAGGGGCTTCTCTGGTTGGACCGGCCCTATTTTCTGCGGGGGAACCCGGAGCGCTTGGCTGCCCTCGCCGGGGCCTTCCTCGCCCTCCTGCCGGCACACGTGGCGCGTTTCAACGGCCGCTGCGAGGTCTGCGGCAGCGTCCCCGTGGCGGAGCCGATCCTGGTGAACGGCTCACCGGGGTACGTCTGCGCCGGCTGTCTGCAGGGGGAGAAGCAGGAGGAGGCGCGGGCCGAGCGGGCGTACGCCGCGCAGGCCGCCAACCCCGCTCTCGGGCTTCTGACCGGAGCGGGGGCGGCGCTGGTGGGGGGGCTCGGCTGGGCGATCCTCGCCGTCCTCACCGACCACATCTACTCGGCGGTGGCGATCGGCATCGGCGCCCTGGTGGCCTATGCCGTGAAGGCCGGGATGGGGAAGGTGGACCTCCTCGGGCAGGTCCTGACCGGCGTCCTCACGCTCCTCGGCGTCTTCGCCGGGCAGGTCTTCTACGTCGCCCACCTCATCCAGAGCCGGACCGGAAGCTATAACTTCCCGGTGGCCCTGCAGGTCTACCTGCAGGTCCTGCAGGCGAAGCCCACCGCCGAGCTGCTCACCTTCTTCTTCGCCCTCCTGGGCGTGGCCGTTGCCCTGTCGGCCATGAAGCGCCCGAAATTCCGGAGCACGGTGGAGCAGGTCTGAGCCTGGACAGGCTTTCCCCGGAGTGCTAGGATGAGTTTCCCGCCGCGCCTTCGGGCGCGGCGGGCGTTTCCGGGGAGGCCATGGTTCAGGCGCTCTTCGCCGATCCCAAAGGGAAGATCTACGACCACCCCTCGCTCGAGGCCGCCGGAGCGTCGGGGACGGATCCCAGTCGGATTCCGGCCGAAGACCTTCTCCCGGTTCCGGAGGGAACCCGCTTCTTCCATCTCCCGGGCAGTCGCCCCATCGCCTTCGATCCCTCTCTCGACGCCTTTTCCACGCTGGAGCGGGTCCCGGTAGGGCGGCGGAAGGTGACTCCCCTGGCGGTCGCGTGCTTCCTGCCGCCGGGCTACACGCGGACGCACCTCCCCGCCGCCCACTACCCGGGACCGTCGCCCTACCTGCCTCTCTGGGCCTACACCGCGTGCGGCTTCGCAGCCGGCCGCTTCGTCGCGGCCGCGGTCCGGGTGGACCCGGTGGACCACTCGGAGCCCCACCACTACGACGATCGGGAGATCCTGCCGCGGGTGGAGGCTACGCTGCGGCAGCACCCTGCGAACCGCCTCTGGAAGCAATTGAAGGTCTGTGCCCTCGCCTATCACTGCCTGGCCGCCAAGAACGCGTTCCTCGGCCGCTGGGAGATGCCGCTGCCCGCCTCGGCATCGTGCAACGCCGACTGCGTGGGGTGCATCTCGCTCCAGCCAGCGGGGGCCTGCCAGGCCTCCCACGAGCGCGTCCTCTACCGGCTGACGGCAGGGGAGGTCATCGAGGCCGCGGTCCCCCACCTGCGCGAAGCTGAGGACGCCATCGTCTCGTTCGGCCAGGGGTGCGAGGGGGAGCCGCTCTTGCAGGTGGACCTGCTGGAGGCGGTCATCCGGGGGCTCCGGGAGAAGACCGACGCCGGCACCATCAACTGCAACACCAACGGCTCGAGCGCCGCCGCCGTCACGCGGCTCGCCCGGGCCGGACTCGACAGCGTCCGGGTGAGCCTCAACGCGGCGCGGCCGGAGACCTACACGCCCTACTACCGCCCCCGGAACTACGGCTGGCAAGACGTGGCCGACGCGATCGCCGCCGCGACGGCGAACGGGGTCTTCACCAGCATCAACCTCCTGGTCTTCCCGGGCGTCACCGACCGGGAGGAGGAGGCGGAGGCCCTCTTCGCCCTGATCCGCCGGACGGGCCTGCACATGGTCCAGATGCGCAACCTGAACATTGACCCGCGCCTCTACCTGGCGGCCGTGCCGCCCCCCCGGGGCAAGGTCCTGGGGATCCGGAGGCTCCTGCGGCTGCTGCGGAAGGAGTTCGCGCATGTGGAGATCGGGTACTTCAACCGTCCCAAAGCCCTCTTTGACCGACGCCTCTGCGAGCAGCTCCCGCTGTAGGAGCCTCCCGGCGGCCCCGGCCCTGCTCGTGGCCGTAGCCCTGCTGGCGACCCTGGCCGGACGGGCGGCGGCCCAGGAGCGCCTGATCTACCAGGACGGGAATGTGGAAGCGGTGGTGGAGCGGGCGGGGGCGGGGGTGGGAAAGAGCGAGATCCTCGACATCACCTTCACGAACAGGACGGCCAAGACCTTACGCCGTGCCAGTGTCACGGTGCGGTTCTACGATGAGAGGAGCCGCCTCGTGCGGGAGGCGACGGTTCCCATGATCGCTCTGGATGCCCCCGTCGCGAAGACCAAGTATACCGCCCCCGCCCACGCGCGCTTCGAGCTCGGCCCCGTCCATTACGAGTTCGCCCCCTAGACTCGCACCCCGGATCGGCACATGCCGCTTCAGCCGAGGGCCCATCTGCGTCGGACGGCGATGGAGCGGGCAGCGATGCACAGATCTCACTGGGGGAGCGGTTAGGCGCGGGCGAGGTCGTAGTCCTTGAGGTCCACGCGGATGAAGGAAGCCAGGAACGGGTGGACCCGCTCGAGTTCCCGGAAGGCCTGCTGGGCGATCCGGCGGTAGGCCGGGTGCCCCTGCTTGCCGGAGCGCAGCGCGATGAAGTGGTGCAGCTCGCGGAGGTTCCAGGTGAAGAGGACCCGGACCCTCGTGGCGAGCGGCAGGACGTACGCGGCCTCCTCCGGGAATTGGCGGGCGAGGGCCGCGTACGTGTCGGCGGCTCGCGCCATCCCCTCCCGGAACAGGGCGGCGAACCCGTGCCGCTCCGCCTCCTCCGGCATCTCGTAGCCGTGCTCGGACGTGAGGGGCTGTCGGAGCTGCATGGCCATCCGGTGGCGCTGCAGGTCGCGATACGCGCCGAAGTCCACCAAGACCTCAAAGGAATAGACGAGGTGCTCGAGCGCCCGGAGCGGCGCATCGTGCGGGCCGCGCCGCGCCTGGTACTCCGTGATGATCCGCTCCCGGACCTCCCGGGGCTGCCGCCGCACCTCCTGGAGGAGCTGCTCGTAGGGGAGGCGGGAGGCGGTGTAGAGAATGGCCGCCGTGAGGTGGACCTCGGGCTCCTCGGGCGCCCGGACGATCCGGACGCTCCCCGTCGGCGCGGGCTCGGCTTGGCCCGCCACCTCGGCCGCGAGGGCCGCCACCGCCTTC is a window encoding:
- a CDS encoding radical SAM protein translates to MVQALFADPKGKIYDHPSLEAAGASGTDPSRIPAEDLLPVPEGTRFFHLPGSRPIAFDPSLDAFSTLERVPVGRRKVTPLAVACFLPPGYTRTHLPAAHYPGPSPYLPLWAYTACGFAAGRFVAAAVRVDPVDHSEPHHYDDREILPRVEATLRQHPANRLWKQLKVCALAYHCLAAKNAFLGRWEMPLPASASCNADCVGCISLQPAGACQASHERVLYRLTAGEVIEAAVPHLREAEDAIVSFGQGCEGEPLLQVDLLEAVIRGLREKTDAGTINCNTNGSSAAAVTRLARAGLDSVRVSLNAARPETYTPYYRPRNYGWQDVADAIAAATANGVFTSINLLVFPGVTDREEEAEALFALIRRTGLHMVQMRNLNIDPRLYLAAVPPPRGKVLGIRRLLRLLRKEFAHVEIGYFNRPKALFDRRLCEQLPL